Proteins co-encoded in one Leptospira hartskeerlii genomic window:
- a CDS encoding crotonase/enoyl-CoA hydratase family protein, giving the protein MKSYTYIQIEKKGPVFCIALNRPDARNAMNTQMIMELSDALTVYEDDPNSRCAVLYANGLHFTFGLELEDVAKSILEQGRNFFKKGNINPWDTGGTDRVRKKPLITAVHGFCLTLGIELMLASDIALAAEKTVFAQMEVQRGILPFGGATIRFVRTSGWGNAMKYILTGDTFDVSEAYRIGIVQEILPKKELLTRAIELAERISAQAPKAIDAVLTNARKAIEVGDLEAIDDLVPLVTDCLKSEDGQEGIRSLLEKRTAVFKGK; this is encoded by the coding sequence ATGAAATCTTATACTTATATCCAGATCGAAAAGAAGGGTCCTGTGTTTTGTATCGCACTCAATCGTCCAGATGCCAGAAATGCAATGAATACACAAATGATCATGGAGCTAAGCGATGCTCTCACTGTTTACGAAGATGATCCAAATTCCAGATGTGCAGTTCTATATGCGAACGGCCTTCATTTCACTTTCGGTTTAGAACTGGAAGATGTTGCAAAATCGATCCTTGAGCAAGGTAGAAATTTTTTCAAAAAAGGAAATATCAATCCTTGGGATACGGGAGGAACAGATAGAGTTCGGAAAAAACCTTTGATTACGGCAGTCCATGGGTTTTGCCTAACTTTAGGGATCGAATTAATGCTTGCTTCCGACATCGCACTTGCCGCAGAAAAAACTGTGTTCGCTCAAATGGAAGTGCAAAGAGGGATCTTGCCTTTCGGCGGAGCAACCATCCGATTTGTAAGAACTTCGGGTTGGGGAAATGCAATGAAATATATCCTAACGGGAGATACTTTCGATGTTTCGGAAGCATATCGAATCGGAATCGTGCAAGAAATTTTACCTAAAAAAGAATTATTAACAAGAGCAATCGAACTTGCTGAAAGAATTTCCGCCCAGGCCCCAAAGGCGATAGATGCGGTCTTAACGAACGCAAGAAAAGCAATAGAAGTTGGAGATTTAGAAGCAATAGACGATCTAGTCCCTTTGGTGACCGATTGCTTAAAATCGGAAGACGGTCAAGAAGGGATCCGTTCCTTATTAGAGAAAAGAACCGCCGTTTTCAAAGGAAAATAG
- a CDS encoding acyl-CoA dehydrogenase family protein encodes MDFSLSTDEQEFTESFRNFCKKEIHPFAEEADKTKELPRSHYLKLGEAGYLGLLHEEEFGGQGAGVFLSTLAMEIVSEYCGSTFFSAGASAGLFGLPIKHFGTQEQKKKYLPDIITGKTIGSLGVTEPDGGSDVSGLSSLAKKSGKERYLLSGQKTYITNAPNANYCLVLARTQDETGKEKGLTHFIVDLNSKGISRSAAMDKMGLKASPTGALFFEDVEVPEENILGKLGKGFRQTMQTFNAERLSLAAYSLGVMKACLDESKSFSASRKSFGKSIYQHQGVAFMLAEIYSKYEAAKWLTYNIAWEMEKIESEGKPSMSLSGKCAACKLFATTAAREVTNLAVQIHGGAGYMDEYKVSRLYRDTRLGEIGGGTSEIQKLIISGSIMKDS; translated from the coding sequence ATGGATTTTAGCCTAAGCACAGATGAACAAGAGTTCACAGAATCGTTTCGCAATTTTTGCAAAAAGGAAATCCATCCTTTCGCGGAAGAAGCTGATAAAACGAAAGAACTTCCCAGATCTCATTATCTCAAACTGGGAGAAGCAGGCTATTTAGGTCTTTTACACGAGGAAGAATTCGGCGGACAGGGAGCAGGAGTTTTTTTGAGCACCCTGGCAATGGAAATCGTTTCGGAATATTGTGGTTCTACTTTTTTCAGCGCAGGGGCATCCGCTGGCTTATTCGGGCTTCCTATCAAACATTTCGGAACCCAGGAGCAGAAGAAAAAATATCTGCCTGATATTATTACGGGTAAGACAATCGGCTCCTTGGGTGTAACCGAGCCTGACGGAGGTTCCGACGTTTCAGGACTTTCTTCTCTCGCTAAAAAATCAGGGAAGGAACGTTATCTTCTCTCCGGTCAAAAAACATATATTACGAATGCGCCTAATGCGAACTATTGTCTGGTTCTCGCCAGGACCCAAGACGAAACCGGAAAAGAAAAAGGCCTCACTCATTTCATTGTAGATCTGAATTCGAAAGGGATCTCCAGGTCAGCCGCAATGGACAAGATGGGATTGAAAGCCTCTCCTACCGGAGCATTATTTTTCGAGGATGTGGAAGTTCCTGAAGAAAATATTTTAGGTAAATTAGGAAAAGGTTTTAGACAAACCATGCAGACTTTCAATGCAGAAAGACTTTCTTTGGCTGCTTATTCCTTGGGGGTTATGAAGGCTTGTTTAGATGAGTCTAAATCCTTTTCAGCCTCCCGCAAAAGTTTCGGCAAATCTATTTACCAACACCAAGGAGTTGCATTCATGCTCGCGGAAATTTATTCCAAGTATGAGGCGGCAAAGTGGCTTACTTACAATATTGCCTGGGAAATGGAAAAAATAGAATCGGAAGGCAAACCAAGTATGAGTCTTTCCGGAAAATGCGCCGCATGTAAATTATTCGCGACCACCGCAGCGAGAGAGGTTACAAATCTCGCGGTCCAGATCCACGGAGGAGCAGGTTATATGGACGAGTACAAAGTTTCTCGTTTATACAGAGACACTCGATTGGGAGAGATAGGCGGAGGAACAAGTGAGATCCAGAAATTGATCATCTCCGGAAGCATTATGAAAGATTCTTAA